The DNA sequence CAGGCCACGGTGAGGGTCTGCATATAGGATGGCAGCAGCGGTGgggaggcagtggcagcagctttaTAGCATGGCAACAGGCAAGCTTCTGAACACCCTCCCATCACTGCATTGAACCAGGTAGCTGCGGGAGGTGGGAACAGGCTTGATCCATAGGCAAGATATGCCCCCTCCAGTTGTATCCTGCTTGTGTATTCAGATCCTAAGTACTGTAAATAAGAGCCTGGGAAAGGCCAGTGACAGGGATTTTCCACCACTATCAGTAGCAGCATAATTCTCCAGACAGCAATATGGTGAATGGGCTGAAGCAGCATGGAATTTGGATAGAAGGTGATAACGAAATAGGCAGAATCTCAGCCTGCTTTTGATTTCTTCTTGCCCATCCACAAAGTATTGTATCCTTTTTCTAGAAACATACATTATTCAAGTTGGGTCCACTTTATATATGTAGAAactaaaatatttattcataaatTTAATTCTTTTACTTCCACACAATCCATTTATATCAATATTGATCCAAAGCAGAACATTACCTGATAAGCTTCAGTACTGTGGGTACTCATCATACGTCCATTATCTTCCACAGTAAAGCCTTGGTCTTTTGCAAAAGCCACAGCCCCATCTCCAACTAGAAAGCTATGGGGAGATTCTTCCATGACCTTTCGTGCTACTGCAAGTGGAGTTCCAATTCTTTCAGTAAAAAGaggattatttaaaatgttttagtttcACCTTTAAGACTGGAACATTATAACAAAAACTAATTCTAAAAGCATGAAATGGAAAACACAAGAAACCACTAAGATCTAAGGAAAAATACTCTACTTCTAAAAACATGACAGAAAAAAATAAGTAATACTGTaatatgtataaggtatatataaataatatatataatcatatatataAGGTctgttatgtatgtatgtatgtatgtacacacacacacacacacacagtagtaaTAATATGCAATATACAGtgcatgttgttatttttttgtgGCATAACTGGTCAATCCTGAATCCTATTACCACTAAAGATAAATAGTATAGGAATTAATAGAATCTGAGAGCTTCCAGAAATTGTCACCAATCAATACTGTTATTCAGAATTTAAATCAATGTACTCTTAATAAAAGAGGTCAAtgtgattatttttcttttgctctctACACTGCAAAGCACTGGTcaggaaggagcagcctctggccgctCTGCATACAATTGGGCTGGGACCACGGCAACCGCACAGCCCGCTTTCAAAGCAGGTCACTGGAGGTCCCAAGCCATGCAGGAGTCAGATTTTTGCTGCTCCCTCCGGTCCTCTGGACCAGAGCGCACTATCagagcggcttctggctgctttggggactCGCATCTTTTAAGCACCatacccccaaagcagctggaagccactttatttagccagggcagttaaagcggtgtcaaactgggttattatttctgcagtgtggcagcagccttagtcacCACagtggtccaaagcacactgcagaaataatccagcttgagaccactttaactgtgttCCAggcctatctctctctctgtatatttgTGGGATAGTCCTCTTTAATGCATATAAACACTCTTCAAGAAAATTTGGTAGTTTAGCTCATATAGTGGCAGAATGTTCCCTCTTCATGTGAACACCATATTACACAAAAAGCTATCCAAATGAATACAGTTTTAATCTCCTCAGGTCACTGCAGGTATTATTTTCCCACATCCCCATCTCAATAGCACAAAAAAGGTGCTATTATATCACAATATACAGATAGAGTAGGATGGAGTAGGATCCAAGAGATATAGTCATGACCTGCACAGTATCAAGTAGCACATTTAAAACCATCTAAGAATGGGCTAAGGAGTGTCTAACTTTGCACAGGATCAGGCTGTACATTGCATTCCAGAGTATAATACTTACCCATGCAAAGCTGCTACAGCTCCAAAACGACCAGGCTGTCCTTCCATTATTGCTGCATCACATTGAATTATACCATCTTTGTTTGGGTAGCCTCCTCGTCCTACTACAAAGCTTCCTGTCACTTCATCATTCTCAATGTCTATAGATAAATTCAAAAAATAGTTAGAGTCCTGTGAATAAGATTTTTAGGTTTTCAAgttttcatgttaaaaaaaattagcattCAGAGGCATCCAAACTATAAACAATGTGCATTGAAAGCAAATATTTGAATGACTTGTCAACTAGCCTACACCTACCCTCCAGCATTTAGCAGGATAAAATAGTGGTTTACAATAATCACATAAGGAATTCCATGCATTACTGTATGACGGAGAACAAAGAGCACAAGTATCTGGTATTCAAAATTTAGAATTTAGAACATATAGAAATGTTGTTTAGAGAGGGCAATTCTTATTTTCTTAAAACACAAAAGAAATTTCACTATGTTAATGCTATCATTAAGTTGTGTTTTTGACTGGCCATCTATATCCAATATGTACCATTCACACAGGAAAAGGAAGCCTCTGTCATACCAGTACTTCCTCTCTGTGTATTTGTTAGATCTGAGGTACTTACATTATCCATATGAATTAGTCACCCTGGCCAGCTATGTCAGAGCTACAGAACGTTCAGTGCATTTATTTGGAACAATTACATTTTTAGTGAATGTATTTGGAAGAAGCCGAGGCAATGCCCAAACTCATCATTGTGGTAGGTAGTTCTCCTTGTGCACATTTTTCCATAAAGCAACAGTCTTAAACCTTTTCAGACTCAGGACCCAAAGGTTATTTCAAATCTAAACCACGAATCTCTGGGTGTATTTGCCctgtacagttatagcactcttgagaccattttaactaccatggtgccatcctatgggatcttgggttgttgttttttagtttgGTTAGGCACTTAGAATTATATAGTGCATACCACAAGCACTAGAGCTCACTAGCACAGAATTCAAAAacacaagccccaggattcctcaggatgGAGTTACAGGAGTTTAAATGGTATCAAAGTTATTTAATCATGTAGTGTGCATAAGCCCATACTTGTTGTATACACCCATCTTTGTTCTTTCACCACCAATCCCCTCCTCTCAGGATCTTTCAACTTTATTCTCCTCCATCTTTCATTTTACCCTCCTGTTAAAAGTCCTTTtagaagtacagtacagtataaagaaaaaataaagaaggaaaggggaatcAACATGCATTCAATAAGATAAGGACCCTGAATGGCCATTCTATTGCATTtacgtgtattttgtgcattttgggtggccGCATAACAGTATTAccgtttggtggattttggatggtttgttgttgtgtgtgccttgcaagtcgtttctgacctatggcaactctaaggccatgaacctatcatggggttttagtggcatgatttgctcagagatttgccattgcttttctctcaggctgagagaacgtgacttgcccatgggcacccagtgggtttcgctGGCAAGCAAAAACGGTTTTATTCAGGCAAATGTTGAATGTGTAATCCTGGGATGGCTATGTATATATGGGGAGTCTGCTGTAATAGggtggttttattgtggtttcagtgtttgtaattttatattgttttaattgttttattgtaatactCTTTAAAGTGTGTGGGTTTTTATCTGCGAGCCGCATTGGgtacctttctgggagaaaggcggcacagaaataaaataaataagtacactcatccctccatatttgcagctttgacttttgcagatttgattattcacggatcttattaatacgttctctctaggaatacctaggtcccccagcgcaactctatggccagctTCAAACAAAattcgcactgaaagacctagtgattcctagagaggacactccactaggcttttgtagctccttcagtgcaattctatggccaatgtctggcagatgctgaccatagagctgcagtGGAGGANNNNNNNNNNcctagagattcctagagaggaagctccactaggcctttgtagctccttcagtgcaattctatggccagtgtctggcagatgctgaccatagagttgcagtggattacctagagattcctagagaggaagctccactaggcctttgtagctcctccagtgcagttctatggtcagtgtctggcagatgttgaccatagagttgcagtggaagattcctagagaggaagcTCCGCTAGGTCTGTCagacgctgaccacagagttgcacggggagattcctagagaggtgtcctctcagctTAAAAAACATGGCGTCTTGGCTACTtccggtttttccacattcatcctgtgcccctaaccctagcgaatgtggagggatgagtgtgttaTTATTATCGTGgccgctccttctcctcctccgtcaccTGCCATAGCCTCCTCCAGACAGTCAGTCGCTAGAGCTCCCTGAAGCAAGAGCCCCTTCATCCTCTGCAAAGCAGGGAAGGAGAAGGTCCAGGTCCCCGCAGCCGCTGCCATGGCAACGCCGAACTGCCACCTCCGCGAGGACGCCCCACGCGACGGCCTTCGATTGGGCGGTAAGCGCGCATGCGCAGAACAGTGGAGAGCCCTCTAAGTTCCCTAGCTGTTTCCTTTGACGTCACTTCCGGAAGGAGCCGGGGTGAGGCTGGCTGTTGGGCTGGGCCGTCATTCTGCGAGGAGTCTgtcaagggaagaggaggaggatggacacTCTGGGCAGGAAGGTGGTCGTCTGCGACAACGGCACCGGGGTGAggactggagggagaggagagagggaggggaccagggctgcgtccacactgcggAGATGAACTCCCTTCGGAACCGCCTTTCGCTCAGGAGGGACCGtccccaaaacgtcctccattttgaacaaggCTAAGAGGCTGCTTCTGATCGTTTCCGc is a window from the Sceloporus undulatus isolate JIND9_A2432 ecotype Alabama chromosome 1, SceUnd_v1.1, whole genome shotgun sequence genome containing:
- the LOC121920671 gene encoding N(4)-(Beta-N-acetylglucosaminyl)-L-asparaginase-like isoform X2, translating into MAAAAGTWTFSFPALQRMKGLLLQGALATDCLEEAMADIENDEVTGSFVVGRGGYPNKDGIIQCDAAIMEGQPGRFGAVAALHGIGTPLAVARKVMEESPHSFLVGDGAVAFAKDQGFTVEDNGRMMSTHSTEAYQEYLEKGKTVKKHDTLGLIALDVCRNITAGVSTSGAPFKYPGRVGDSPLPGCGLYADKEVGAAAATGDGDMIMCFSPCFHVILLMKQGLSPMDACQNVVQDILRRMGKENTGKLELLHQCHSHIASGLRERSL